One window from the genome of Musa acuminata AAA Group cultivar baxijiao chromosome BXJ1-4, Cavendish_Baxijiao_AAA, whole genome shotgun sequence encodes:
- the LOC103980241 gene encoding trifunctional UDP-glucose 4,6-dehydratase/UDP-4-keto-6-deoxy-D-glucose 3,5-epimerase/UDP-4-keto-L-rhamnose-reductase RHM1: MAAYNPKNILITGAAGFIASHVANRLVRNYPEYKIVVLDKLDYCSNLKNLNPSRSSPNFKFVKGDIGSADLVNYLLITESIDTIMHFAAQTHVDNSFGNSFEFTKNNIYGTHVLLEACKVTGQIRRFIHVSTDEVYGETDEDAVVGNHEASQLLPTNPYSATKAGAEMLVMAYGRSYGLPVITTRGNNVYGPNQFPEKLIPKFILLAMRGHPLPIHGDGSNVRSYLYCEDVAEAFEVVLHRGEVGHVYNIGTTKERRVIDVAKDVCKLFSLEADRVIEFVENRPFNDQRYFLDDQKLKNIGWSERTTWEEGLKKTMEWYTSNPDWWGDVSGALLPHPRMLMMPGIERHVDGAEETKVTVSQSANTNSQKRMVVPTPRTSSKKPHLKFLIYGKTGWIGGLLGMICEKQGIPYEYGRGRLEERSQLILDIQNVKPSHVFNAAGVTGRPNVDWCESHKQETIRTNVAGTLTLADVCREHGLLLMNYATGCIFEYDTEHLEGSGIGFKEEDKPNFTGSFYSKTKAMVEELLKEYENVCTLRVRMPISSDLSNPRNFITKITRYNKVVNIPNSMTVLDELLPISIEMAKRNCRGIWNFTNPGAMSHNEILEMYKSYIDPSFKWVNFTLEEQAEVIVAPRSNNEMDATKLKREFPELLSIKDSLIKYVFEPNKKVLSN; encoded by the exons ATGGCGGCGTACAATCCGAAGAACATCCTCATTACCGGGGCGGCAGGCTTCATCGCGTCTCATGTCGCCAACCGCCTCGTCCGGAACTACCCCGAGTACAAGATCGTCGTCCTCGACAAGCTCGACTACTGTTCCAACCTGAAGAACCTCAACCCCTCGCGCTCCTCTCCCAACTTCAAGTTCGTCAAGGGCGACATCGGGAGCGCCGACCTCGTCAACTACCTCCTCATCACCGAGTCGATCGACACCATCATGCATTTTGCAGCGCAGACCCATGTCGACAATTCTTTTGGTAACTCCTTTGAGTTCACCAAGAACAACATCTATGGCACTCATGTCCTCCTCGAGGCCTGCAAGGTCACTGGGCAGATCAGAAGGTTCATCCATGTTAGCACTGATGAGGTCTATGGGGAGACCGACGAGGATGCTGTGGTCGGAAACCATGAGGCATCTCAGCTCCTGCCGACCAACCCGTACTCCGCAACGAAAGCTGGGGCTGAGATGCTTGTTATGGCCTACGGGAGGTCATATGGCTTGCCCGTGATAACAACCCGTGGAAACAACGTCTACGGGCCGAATCAGTTCCCCGAGAAACTGATTCCAAAATTCATCCTTTTGGCCATGAGGGGTCACCCACTTCCGATTCATGGTGATGGCTCTAATGTTAGAAGCTATCTGTACTGTGAGGATGTGGCGGAGGCATTCGAGGTTGTTCTTCACAGAGGAGAAGTCGGGCATGTTTATAACATTGGAACGACGAAAGAAAGGAGAGTGATCGATGTGGCAAAGGATGTCTGCAAGCTTTTCTCACTGGAAGCAGATAGGGTCATTGAATTTGTGGAGAATCGGCCTTTCAATGACCAGAGGTACTTTTTGGATGATCAGAAGCTGAAGAACATAGGATGGTCGGAGAGGACCACATGGGAGGAGGGACTCAAGAAGACGATGGAGTGGTACACGAGCAATCCGGACTGGTGGGGAGATGTTTCAGGTGCTCTGTTGCCTCATCCACGGATGCTGATGATGCCCGGTATTGAAAGACATGTCGATGGAGCTGAAGAAACCAAGGTCACAGTTTCTCAGTCGGCAAACACTAACAGTCAGAAAAGGATGGTTGTTCCCACTCCAAGAACCTCTTCAAAGAAACCACATTTGAAGTTCTTGATATATGGTAAAACTGGATGGATCGGGGGCCTTCTCGGCATGATATGTGAAAAGCAGGGTATACCGTATGAATACGGAAGAGGGCGACTGGAAGAACGTTCCCAACTCATACTGGATATTCAAAATGTGAAGCCGTCTCATGTTTTCAATGCTGCAGGTGTAACCGGCAGGCCTAATGTTGATTGGTGTGAGTCACATAAGCAGGAGACAATTCGCACGAATGTTGCGGGAACCTTGACGCTAGCAGATGTTTGCAGGGAGCATGGGCTGCTACTGATGAATTATGCCACAGGTTGTATATTTGAATATGACACTGAACACCTGGAGGGCTCAGGCATTGGTTTCAAGGAGGAAGACAAACCAAATTTTACTGGTTCATTCTATTCGAAGACTAAAGCAATG GTTGAAGAGCTTCTGAAAGAATATGAAAATGTCTGCACCCTCAGAGTCAGGATGCCAATATCTTCTGATCTTAGCAACCCGCGcaatttcatcacaaaaatcacgcGTTACAACAAGGTTGTGAACATTCCAAATAGCATGACGGTTTTGGACGAACTTCTGCCCATATCGATCGAGATGGCAAAGAGGAATTGCAGGGGCATATGGAACTTCACCAATCCTGGTGCCATGAGCCACAACGAGATCCTAGAGATGTACAAGAGCTACATCGACCCCAGCTTCAAGTGGGTTAATTTTACACTGGAAGAGCAGGCCGAAGTCATAGTCGCACCTCGAAGCAACAACGAGATGGATGCCACAAAGTTGAAGCGTGAGTTTCCTGAGTTGCTTTCAATCAAAGATTCGCTTATCAAGTATGTCTTTGAGCCGAACAAGAAGGTCCTTTCTAACTGA